A genomic segment from Thermococcus sp. encodes:
- a CDS encoding ATP-dependent DNA helicase translates to MKVEKLPVDERIKGIIKGRGIKKLYPPQAEALKSGVLKGRNLVLAIPTASGKTLVSEIVMVNRLLREGGKAVYLVPLKALAEEKYREFKEWEKLGLKIAATTGDYDSTDEWLGKYDIIVATAEKFDSLLRHNARWIDDVKLVVADEVHLIGSYDRGATLEMILTHMLGRAQILALSATVGNAEELAEWLDAELVVSDWRPVELKRGVFHTGTLIWEDGKVETYPENWYSLVVDAVKRGKGALVFVNTRRSAEKEAIALSRLVSSHLTKPEKRALESLTSQLEDNPTSEKLKRALKGGVAFHHAGLSRAERTLIEDAFREGLIKVITATPTLSAGVNLPSFRVIIRDTKRYAGFGWTDIPVLEIQQMMGRAGRPKYDRVGEAIIIARTDEPGKLMERYIRGKPEKLFSMLANEQAFRSQILALITNFGVENFGELVRFLEKTFYAHQRKDLSSLEYKAKNVVYFLIENEFIDLDLEEKFMPLPFGKRTSQLYIDPLTAKKFKDAFPKLEKNPNPFGIFQLIASTPDMATLTARRREMEDYLDLAYELEGELYSSIPYYEDSRFQGFLSQIKTAKVLLDWINEVPETRIYETYAIDPGDLYRLLELADWLMYSLIELYKLFEPREDVLQYLRDLHLRLRHGVREELLELVKLPNIGRKRARALYNAGFRRVEEIANAKPAELLAVEGIGAKILDGIYRYLGIEKRVTNEKPKRKGTLEDFLR, encoded by the coding sequence ATGAAGGTTGAGAAACTCCCAGTGGACGAGAGGATAAAGGGCATCATCAAAGGCAGGGGCATAAAGAAACTCTATCCACCGCAAGCTGAGGCTTTAAAGAGCGGTGTTTTAAAGGGCAGAAACCTGGTCCTTGCAATTCCCACCGCCAGCGGGAAGACCCTTGTGAGCGAGATAGTCATGGTGAACAGGCTCCTCAGGGAGGGGGGCAAAGCGGTTTACCTCGTTCCGCTGAAGGCCCTGGCCGAGGAGAAATACCGCGAGTTCAAGGAGTGGGAAAAACTCGGCCTTAAAATTGCCGCGACAACCGGCGACTACGACTCAACGGACGAATGGCTTGGAAAATATGACATAATAGTTGCTACCGCCGAGAAGTTCGACTCCCTCCTGAGGCATAACGCCAGATGGATTGACGATGTAAAACTAGTGGTTGCCGACGAGGTTCACCTTATCGGTTCGTACGACAGGGGAGCGACGCTGGAGATGATTCTAACGCACATGCTCGGGAGGGCTCAAATTTTGGCCCTGAGTGCCACCGTCGGAAACGCTGAGGAGCTGGCGGAATGGCTTGATGCAGAACTTGTAGTTAGTGACTGGCGCCCCGTTGAGCTAAAGAGAGGGGTTTTCCATACGGGAACACTCATCTGGGAGGACGGTAAGGTAGAGACTTACCCCGAGAACTGGTATTCACTCGTTGTCGATGCCGTAAAGAGGGGTAAAGGGGCCCTCGTCTTCGTAAACACAAGGAGGAGTGCAGAGAAGGAAGCGATAGCCCTCTCAAGGCTGGTATCAAGTCACCTCACCAAACCAGAAAAAAGGGCCCTTGAGAGTTTGACTTCCCAGCTTGAGGACAACCCCACGAGCGAGAAGTTAAAGAGGGCTCTTAAAGGCGGTGTTGCTTTCCACCATGCCGGACTAAGCAGAGCCGAGAGGACTTTGATAGAAGATGCCTTCAGGGAGGGGCTGATTAAGGTCATAACGGCGACGCCGACACTATCAGCTGGAGTAAATCTTCCCTCATTTAGAGTAATAATCCGTGACACTAAAAGATACGCGGGCTTTGGCTGGACGGACATTCCAGTCCTTGAGATACAGCAGATGATGGGTCGTGCCGGAAGGCCGAAGTACGACAGGGTTGGAGAGGCAATAATAATAGCGAGAACTGACGAACCCGGCAAGCTGATGGAGCGCTACATACGGGGGAAGCCGGAGAAGCTGTTCTCAATGCTCGCCAACGAGCAGGCCTTCAGAAGCCAGATTTTGGCCCTAATCACGAACTTTGGAGTGGAGAACTTCGGAGAGCTGGTTCGATTCCTCGAAAAAACCTTTTACGCCCACCAGAGAAAGGATTTGAGTTCCCTGGAATACAAGGCCAAGAACGTTGTTTACTTCCTAATTGAGAACGAGTTCATCGACTTGGACCTTGAGGAGAAGTTTATGCCCCTGCCCTTCGGCAAGAGGACGTCCCAGCTCTACATAGACCCCCTCACGGCTAAAAAGTTCAAGGACGCCTTCCCGAAACTTGAGAAAAACCCGAACCCCTTTGGAATCTTCCAGCTCATCGCCTCAACTCCAGACATGGCGACTTTAACAGCCAGAAGGCGTGAAATGGAGGACTACCTCGACCTGGCATACGAGCTTGAGGGGGAGCTCTACTCGAGCATACCCTACTATGAGGATTCCCGCTTCCAGGGTTTCCTGAGCCAGATAAAGACAGCTAAAGTCCTCCTCGACTGGATAAACGAGGTTCCTGAGACGAGAATTTATGAGACCTACGCGATAGACCCGGGCGACCTCTACAGACTCCTGGAGCTGGCCGACTGGTTGATGTATTCTCTCATAGAGCTCTACAAGCTCTTTGAACCAAGAGAGGATGTCCTCCAATACCTTAGGGACCTGCACCTAAGGCTCAGACACGGCGTTCGCGAGGAGCTCCTTGAGCTGGTTAAACTTCCGAACATCGGAAGGAAGAGGGCTAGAGCACTTTACAACGCCGGCTTCAGGAGAGTTGAGGAAATAGCCAACGCGAAACCAGCGGAGCTTCTCGCCGTTGAGGGAATCGGAGCTAAAATCCTCGACGGAATATACAGATACCTCGGGATTGAGAAAAGGGTAACCAACGAAAAGCCAAAGCGGAAGGGAACCCTTGAGGACTTCCTCAGATAG
- a CDS encoding DUF2178 domain-containing protein has protein sequence MEKWRLAGYTISAIATTLLAVALWIGNALIAFSVLIGTIGAILLYSEWLKSRGEVLSDERTLRIEEAASRRTLQVLVLTVAFLVVTLAFLSEKKPYLRSAYYLATGLMVLVAALKLSLRHYYERVM, from the coding sequence GTGGAAAAGTGGAGACTTGCCGGATACACGATTTCTGCCATAGCGACCACTCTGCTGGCCGTAGCGCTGTGGATAGGGAACGCTCTCATTGCCTTTAGTGTCCTCATAGGGACCATCGGCGCGATTCTTCTCTACTCTGAGTGGCTTAAGAGCCGGGGAGAGGTTCTCAGCGATGAGAGAACGCTCCGCATAGAGGAGGCTGCCTCAAGGAGAACCCTTCAGGTTCTTGTCTTGACTGTGGCTTTTCTCGTGGTGACCCTTGCCTTTCTTTCTGAAAAGAAGCCCTATCTCAGGAGCGCTTACTATCTGGCAACCGGCCTCATGGTTCTCGTCGCCGCCCTGAAACTGAGCCTGAGACACTACTATGAGAGAGTGATGTAA
- a CDS encoding ABC transporter permease, which yields MSDFLVLAKKEVKNLMRDKKLIFGLIIVPLIVYPALGKMMQFGFESATKETHVAIVNFDDGKYGELLIRALNVTPSVSVTLIEANSMDEALKKALEENQNVLVVIPHNFSESIEENKVATLQIYGVFKGIGSGMKESVSEGRINAVINVLSEEIAKLKVQELGAKNPDAILHPIRVESRSYLLGRIVNVPPTVVSQVLASQAYGLPLIVFLMVMITSQMSAGAVASEKENKTLETLLTLPVKRTTIVASKITGTAVMGMIAALAYMIGLKQYMAGFGTETGVSLSELGLSITPFGTLLFGVVVFLTIAFSLSLAMLLAVFAEDVQSANTIVSSVILPLAFPSFILMFVDLNALPAVGKYLLLSSPFAHPIVDYRYLIAKDYTALGMSILYLTVVAGATLYVTARVFASEKILTARISWGRKRKPE from the coding sequence ATGAGCGATTTTCTCGTTCTGGCCAAAAAGGAAGTCAAGAACCTGATGAGGGATAAGAAGCTCATTTTTGGCCTTATAATCGTCCCGCTGATTGTTTATCCGGCACTCGGAAAGATGATGCAGTTTGGATTTGAGAGCGCAACTAAAGAGACCCACGTGGCAATTGTGAACTTCGACGACGGAAAGTACGGGGAGTTGCTGATAAGGGCCCTTAACGTCACGCCGAGCGTGTCGGTTACACTGATAGAGGCCAACTCCATGGATGAAGCGCTCAAAAAAGCCCTCGAAGAAAACCAGAACGTGTTAGTTGTGATTCCCCATAACTTCAGCGAGAGCATAGAGGAGAACAAGGTTGCCACCCTCCAAATATACGGAGTCTTTAAAGGTATCGGCTCTGGAATGAAGGAGAGCGTGAGCGAGGGCAGAATTAACGCCGTAATAAACGTCCTTTCGGAGGAGATAGCGAAGCTCAAAGTTCAGGAACTCGGGGCTAAAAATCCCGACGCGATTCTACACCCGATAAGGGTGGAGAGCAGGTCCTATCTCCTCGGTAGAATCGTGAACGTTCCTCCAACAGTTGTTTCCCAGGTTCTGGCCTCTCAGGCCTACGGATTGCCTCTCATTGTCTTTCTAATGGTCATGATAACCTCCCAGATGTCTGCAGGGGCCGTGGCGAGCGAAAAGGAGAACAAGACTCTGGAAACCCTTCTGACGCTCCCGGTGAAGAGAACGACGATAGTCGCATCAAAGATAACAGGAACTGCCGTTATGGGAATGATTGCGGCTCTTGCCTACATGATTGGCCTTAAGCAGTACATGGCTGGCTTTGGGACTGAAACAGGCGTCTCACTAAGCGAGCTCGGCCTCTCAATAACTCCCTTTGGAACGCTCCTCTTCGGTGTCGTGGTGTTCCTGACGATAGCCTTTTCCCTGAGCCTGGCGATGCTTCTAGCTGTTTTCGCGGAGGACGTGCAGAGCGCAAACACCATCGTCAGCTCGGTTATACTACCGCTAGCTTTTCCGTCCTTCATCCTGATGTTCGTGGACCTCAACGCGCTTCCAGCCGTTGGAAAGTATCTGCTCCTCTCAAGTCCCTTCGCCCATCCAATCGTTGACTACCGCTACCTTATAGCGAAGGATTACACGGCACTTGGAATGAGCATACTCTACCTGACGGTCGTAGCGGGGGCTACCCTTTACGTAACCGCGAGGGTCTTCGCAAGCGAGAAAATCCTGACGGCAAGGATAAGCTGGGGACGAAAAAGGAAACCGGAATAA
- a CDS encoding dephospho-CoA kinase, protein MIVIVTGMPGSGKSKIVKEFEKRGFPNVSLGDIVREETIKRGLKLTKENVAKVSIRLRQELGQNAVAKLAVRKVEELLKKSPIVVIDGVRSLDEVGTFRGAFPDEDIVIVAVHTPPKLRFERLKARGRHDDPKTWEDFEERDWKELRFGIGGVIAMADYMLVNDGGKEDYEKKVRELVEVILALSRGEA, encoded by the coding sequence ATGATTGTAATAGTGACAGGAATGCCAGGTTCTGGAAAGAGCAAAATCGTGAAAGAGTTTGAGAAGAGAGGTTTTCCAAACGTTTCTCTCGGCGATATCGTGCGCGAGGAGACTATAAAGCGGGGCCTTAAGCTTACCAAGGAGAACGTTGCCAAGGTGAGCATAAGGCTGAGGCAGGAGCTAGGCCAGAATGCCGTGGCTAAGCTCGCCGTTAGGAAGGTGGAAGAGCTCCTGAAAAAAAGTCCAATCGTCGTTATTGATGGGGTTCGTTCCCTGGACGAGGTGGGAACGTTTAGAGGAGCCTTTCCGGATGAGGACATCGTCATAGTGGCCGTCCACACCCCGCCAAAGCTTCGCTTCGAAAGGCTTAAAGCCCGCGGAAGGCACGATGACCCCAAAACGTGGGAGGACTTTGAGGAGAGGGACTGGAAAGAGCTTCGCTTTGGAATCGGTGGCGTTATAGCGATGGCTGACTACATGCTCGTTAACGATGGGGGCAAGGAGGATTATGAGAAAAAAGTCAGGGAACTCGTCGAGGTTATCCTAGCATTGAGTCGAGGAGAAGCATAA
- a CDS encoding helix-turn-helix transcriptional regulator, with protein MKNRLRELREKKGLTQEELAKALGVTRQTIIAIEKGKYDPSLRLAFRIARFFGVKIEDVFIYEGE; from the coding sequence ATGAAAAACCGCCTCCGCGAGCTGAGGGAGAAGAAAGGCCTAACGCAGGAGGAGCTCGCCAAAGCCTTGGGCGTTACGAGGCAGACGATTATAGCGATTGAGAAGGGCAAGTACGACCCCTCCCTGAGGCTCGCCTTCAGGATTGCGAGGTTCTTCGGCGTTAAAATCGAGGACGTTTTCATCTACGAGGGTGAGTGA
- a CDS encoding RNA-binding domain-containing protein — protein MEELFEEVELEAYVYPTEDIEKVKRAMLNLVPDLEFETFERDEHVILTGRTRSKKALSRLYELFRGQAILDTARSFLEEGYFGEEIIVKVNKQAAYAGVVNFNEESPLGPITIIIRTKNPKKLMKWLAPRTKDGVPIE, from the coding sequence ATGGAGGAGCTCTTTGAAGAGGTTGAGCTCGAGGCGTACGTTTATCCCACGGAGGACATCGAGAAAGTCAAGAGGGCCATGCTGAACCTCGTTCCGGACCTTGAGTTTGAAACGTTCGAAAGGGATGAACACGTTATCCTGACAGGACGAACGAGGAGCAAAAAGGCCCTAAGCAGACTCTACGAACTCTTCCGCGGACAGGCGATACTCGATACAGCGAGGAGTTTTCTTGAGGAGGGCTACTTCGGGGAGGAGATAATCGTCAAGGTTAACAAGCAGGCCGCCTACGCCGGCGTCGTCAACTTCAACGAGGAGAGTCCGCTCGGGCCGATAACGATAATCATCAGAACAAAAAATCCAAAGAAACTCATGAAGTGGCTTGCCCCGAGGACGAAGGACGGCGTGCCAATAGAATAA
- a CDS encoding ABC transporter ATP-binding protein gives MGIVEVINLEKDYGKIKALRGISFSIGEGEIFGLIGPNGAGKSTTLKILATLLKPTSGTAKIAGYDVVKDPEKVRALISYLPEEAGAYKNLTGREYLEFMARLYAKNEEKARKMLKLGIELSGLGERLDDKVSTYSKGMTRKLLIARALMVKPKLAILDEPASGLDIVNAYEIRKTIRRFAREEGTTFLISSHNMLEVEFLCDRVAMISGGRIVEAGTPEELKGRYNAENLEEVFMRAVGVSIPEPVGGEGS, from the coding sequence ATGGGGATAGTTGAAGTAATTAACCTTGAGAAGGACTACGGCAAAATCAAGGCACTCAGGGGAATAAGCTTCTCCATAGGTGAGGGCGAAATATTCGGCCTAATCGGGCCCAACGGTGCCGGGAAGAGCACTACCCTCAAGATTCTTGCAACCCTCCTCAAGCCCACCTCCGGGACTGCAAAGATAGCCGGCTACGACGTGGTTAAAGACCCCGAGAAAGTCCGTGCCCTCATAAGCTACCTCCCCGAGGAGGCCGGTGCCTACAAGAACCTGACGGGGAGGGAGTACCTTGAGTTCATGGCGAGACTTTACGCCAAGAACGAGGAGAAGGCCAGAAAAATGCTGAAACTGGGCATTGAACTTTCCGGCCTGGGGGAGAGGCTCGACGACAAAGTTTCAACGTACTCAAAGGGAATGACGCGCAAGCTGTTGATAGCTAGAGCTCTGATGGTTAAGCCAAAGCTGGCCATACTCGACGAACCCGCGAGCGGACTTGACATAGTGAACGCCTACGAAATCAGGAAGACGATAAGGCGTTTTGCAAGGGAGGAGGGGACGACCTTTCTAATCTCAAGCCACAACATGCTGGAGGTGGAGTTCCTCTGTGATAGGGTGGCGATGATTTCAGGCGGGAGGATAGTTGAAGCTGGAACGCCGGAGGAGCTGAAGGGGAGATACAACGCGGAGAACCTTGAGGAGGTTTTCATGAGGGCCGTCGGGGTTTCCATTCCGGAACCCGTTGGAGGTGAGGGCTCATGA
- a CDS encoding ZIP family metal transporter, whose protein sequence is MLENFIQNLADWMLSVSNGEIMWVAFYAGLFVAIMTSLGAMVAIFARRIPEEGVDFSLSFAAGVMIVASFTSLILPAIESTDSFAPAGIGIALGVLLIYAIDRLLPHEHLVKGYEGPKSMKNRLRKVWLLVIAVIIHNLPEGMAVGTSLVYNLEVGLVTAIAIGIQDFPEGTVVSLPLATLQKKRLQPILMGILSGFAEMAMVLLGAYFFTLFSWLLPYGLGMAGGAMLYVTVKEMIPEIYESEKNETLVTLGFFAGFYVMLLLDSMLG, encoded by the coding sequence ATGTTAGAAAACTTCATCCAGAACCTTGCGGATTGGATGCTCTCGGTTTCAAACGGTGAGATAATGTGGGTGGCCTTTTACGCCGGTCTATTCGTTGCGATAATGACATCACTCGGTGCAATGGTTGCAATCTTTGCCAGAAGGATACCCGAGGAGGGAGTTGACTTCTCCCTGAGCTTTGCCGCTGGAGTAATGATAGTCGCTTCCTTCACCTCCTTAATTCTCCCCGCGATAGAGAGCACTGACTCTTTTGCCCCCGCTGGAATTGGGATAGCCCTTGGGGTTCTCCTCATCTATGCAATAGACCGGCTCCTACCACACGAGCACCTCGTTAAAGGCTACGAGGGCCCAAAATCCATGAAAAACCGCCTCAGGAAAGTCTGGCTTTTGGTGATAGCGGTCATAATCCACAATCTGCCCGAGGGTATGGCAGTTGGAACGTCGCTCGTCTACAACCTTGAAGTCGGCCTCGTTACGGCGATAGCCATAGGAATACAAGACTTTCCGGAGGGAACAGTTGTCTCCCTTCCGCTCGCCACACTCCAGAAGAAACGCCTCCAACCAATTCTGATGGGAATCCTCAGCGGTTTTGCGGAAATGGCTATGGTTCTGCTCGGTGCCTACTTTTTCACGCTCTTCAGCTGGCTCCTGCCTTACGGCCTTGGAATGGCCGGCGGGGCGATGCTCTACGTCACGGTGAAGGAGATGATTCCAGAGATATACGAAAGTGAGAAGAATGAGACCTTGGTCACACTGGGCTTTTTCGCGGGCTTCTACGTTATGCTTCTCCTCGACTCAATGCTAGGATAA
- a CDS encoding ABC transporter ATP-binding protein: MEPVLKVENLKKYFPVRSLLRTVAWVKAVDGVSFEIMPGETFGLVGESGCGKTTTGRTILRLIEPTEGKITFMGKDVTELKGKELLWFRRHAQIMFQDPYSSLNPRQTVFNIIMEPVKFHGIEVDDPEEFVIRLLESVGLNEMHLYRYPHEFSGGQRQRIALAKILALQPDFVVLDEPTSALDVSVQANILNTLKELQKKHGFSYLFISHDLGVVKYMSHRMGVMYLGKLVELGPAERIFENPLHPYTQMLLSAIPIPDPELAKKKKKMEIKGEPPSPINPPKGCRFHPRCPLAKEGLCDKKEPPLVEVEKDHYVACWLYAKS; encoded by the coding sequence ATGGAACCAGTGCTCAAGGTTGAAAACCTCAAAAAGTATTTCCCCGTTAGAAGCCTCCTGAGAACTGTTGCGTGGGTTAAAGCCGTTGATGGGGTCAGCTTCGAGATAATGCCAGGCGAAACCTTTGGACTAGTTGGGGAAAGCGGTTGCGGGAAGACAACCACGGGAAGAACAATACTAAGGCTCATCGAACCGACTGAGGGCAAGATTACCTTTATGGGAAAGGACGTGACCGAGCTAAAGGGGAAGGAACTCCTATGGTTCAGGCGACACGCCCAGATAATGTTTCAGGACCCATATTCCTCCCTTAACCCGAGACAGACCGTTTTCAACATTATAATGGAGCCAGTCAAGTTCCACGGTATCGAAGTTGATGACCCAGAGGAGTTCGTTATACGGCTGTTGGAGAGCGTCGGTCTTAACGAGATGCACCTCTACCGCTATCCCCACGAGTTCTCCGGAGGACAGAGGCAGAGGATTGCATTGGCCAAAATACTCGCACTTCAGCCCGACTTCGTCGTCCTTGACGAACCAACCTCTGCCCTCGACGTTTCAGTTCAGGCTAACATTTTAAACACCCTCAAAGAGCTCCAGAAGAAGCATGGCTTTTCGTATCTATTCATAAGCCATGACCTCGGCGTTGTCAAATATATGAGCCACCGCATGGGAGTGATGTACCTCGGAAAGCTCGTGGAGTTAGGGCCAGCCGAGAGAATCTTTGAGAACCCACTACATCCATATACCCAGATGCTCCTCTCAGCCATACCAATCCCTGACCCAGAACTCGCAAAGAAAAAGAAGAAAATGGAAATCAAGGGCGAACCTCCGAGTCCAATCAACCCACCGAAGGGCTGTCGCTTCCACCCCAGGTGCCCCCTGGCCAAGGAAGGACTCTGTGACAAGAAAGAACCCCCTCTCGTCGAAGTCGAGAAGGACCACTACGTAGCCTGCTGGCTCTACGCAAAGTCCTGA
- a CDS encoding ABC transporter ATP-binding protein translates to MPEPIIEIKNLSVYFYTYAGVVKAIENVSFDIYRGETLALVGETGCGKSVTSRAITKLIESPGRIVNGQVIYHRDDGSKIDLLKLSEEEIREIRGNEIAYIFQDPHSSLDPLYTVGYQIGEAMEVHGKVRNIKEGIAKAVNILREVLIPDPENRVKNYPHELSGGMKQRVVIGIGIANNPRLLIADEPTTALDVTVQAQILELLNELKKKYNATVLLITHNLGVVAETAQRVVVMYAGKVVEIGSVDQIFHNPLHPYTIALLRAVPNPLKRIEKLESIPGTVPNLITPPKGCRFHPRCPLAEERCRKEEPKLKEIEPGHFVACHRY, encoded by the coding sequence ATGCCTGAGCCCATCATAGAAATCAAAAACCTCAGCGTTTACTTCTACACCTATGCAGGTGTTGTCAAGGCGATAGAGAACGTGTCCTTTGACATCTACCGTGGCGAAACGCTGGCCCTCGTCGGTGAGACCGGCTGTGGAAAAAGTGTCACCTCAAGGGCGATAACCAAGCTCATCGAGAGCCCCGGTAGGATAGTGAACGGTCAGGTGATTTACCACCGGGATGACGGTTCAAAGATAGATTTGCTCAAGCTCAGCGAAGAGGAGATAAGGGAAATCAGGGGTAACGAGATAGCATATATCTTCCAAGACCCACATTCTTCCCTCGACCCCCTATACACCGTTGGTTATCAGATAGGTGAGGCCATGGAAGTTCACGGCAAGGTCAGGAACATAAAAGAAGGTATAGCGAAGGCCGTAAACATTCTTAGGGAAGTTCTCATCCCCGACCCCGAAAACAGGGTGAAGAACTACCCACACGAGCTTTCTGGAGGTATGAAGCAGAGGGTTGTGATTGGAATTGGGATAGCCAACAACCCAAGATTGCTCATAGCTGACGAACCCACAACCGCGCTCGACGTTACCGTTCAGGCCCAGATACTCGAGCTTCTCAACGAGCTTAAGAAAAAGTACAACGCGACAGTTCTCCTTATAACCCACAATCTGGGTGTGGTTGCAGAAACGGCCCAGCGCGTTGTTGTTATGTATGCAGGAAAAGTCGTTGAGATAGGCAGTGTTGACCAGATATTCCACAACCCCCTACATCCGTACACTATTGCACTTCTCAGGGCGGTTCCAAACCCCCTAAAGAGGATAGAAAAGCTCGAGAGCATTCCCGGAACAGTCCCGAACCTTATAACTCCACCGAAGGGCTGTCGCTTCCACCCCAGGTGCCCCCTGGCGGAAGAGCGTTGCAGAAAAGAGGAGCCCAAACTCAAGGAGATAGAACCGGGCCATTTTGTGGCCTGCCACAGGTACTGA
- a CDS encoding ABC transporter permease — translation MAEQGEYEPKEEYEMSILDRISDRLIDGLASFISLFKKDWKRRNQSRIKEWKLMAYAINRSPPTLLGLFIVIIYIFIGIFGPYLAPWSYDFFPVNYNYSTQLAPPGSTYFLNVTELKNGYIIHYTTYIHYPLGSDTYGRDVLSLLLAGARTALVLDIFIILIGPTIGIILGLISGYYGGKVDETIMRITDMFLAFPGLILAIALSAVLPSRIQNFLNAHTWAQTFVLKLFALHPRDVNNLGKLLAVFVALVIVWWPGYARVTRGSTLTEKENLYVEAARAIGLPTRTILFRHILPNIIGPILVMITMDFGGIILTEAGLSFLGLGAVPPIPDWGNLINQGSQQFPQAWWLVAFPGLVIVTVVLGWNLLGDGLRDVLDPRTRRSLEFKLKKKSGGGEENA, via the coding sequence ATGGCCGAACAGGGGGAGTACGAACCAAAGGAAGAGTACGAGATGAGCATACTGGATAGAATCAGCGACAGGCTCATAGATGGCCTTGCATCCTTTATAAGCCTCTTCAAAAAGGACTGGAAGAGAAGGAACCAGTCGAGAATTAAAGAATGGAAGCTAATGGCATACGCCATAAATCGGTCTCCTCCAACGTTGCTAGGGCTTTTCATAGTCATCATTTACATCTTCATTGGCATCTTTGGACCGTACCTGGCTCCCTGGTCGTATGACTTCTTCCCGGTAAACTACAACTACTCAACCCAGCTTGCACCACCGGGCTCGACTTACTTCCTCAACGTTACGGAGCTCAAAAACGGGTACATAATCCACTACACAACATACATCCACTATCCCCTCGGTTCAGACACCTATGGAAGGGACGTGTTGAGTCTTCTTCTCGCGGGAGCCAGAACGGCACTGGTGCTGGACATATTTATCATCCTCATAGGCCCGACAATAGGAATAATTCTCGGACTGATTTCCGGCTACTACGGGGGAAAGGTTGACGAGACGATAATGCGTATCACGGACATGTTTCTGGCATTCCCAGGGCTTATACTTGCCATTGCCCTCTCAGCAGTACTCCCGAGCAGGATTCAGAACTTCCTGAATGCGCACACATGGGCCCAGACGTTCGTTTTAAAGCTCTTCGCATTGCACCCGAGGGACGTCAACAACCTTGGAAAGCTCTTGGCAGTTTTCGTCGCTCTAGTTATAGTCTGGTGGCCCGGTTATGCAAGGGTAACGCGTGGTTCAACGTTGACTGAGAAGGAAAACCTATACGTCGAGGCGGCTCGTGCGATAGGCCTACCAACCAGAACGATACTCTTCAGGCACATACTTCCCAACATCATAGGCCCGATTTTGGTCATGATTACGATGGATTTTGGCGGAATAATCCTTACTGAGGCTGGCCTGAGCTTCCTTGGACTCGGTGCAGTTCCGCCAATACCGGACTGGGGTAACCTCATCAACCAGGGTTCACAGCAGTTCCCGCAAGCTTGGTGGCTGGTTGCATTTCCGGGACTGGTCATAGTCACCGTCGTTCTCGGTTGGAACCTCCTCGGTGATGGTTTGAGAGACGTCCTTGACCCGAGGACAAGGAGAAGCCTTGAGTTCAAACTCAAGAAGAAGTCCGGTGGGGGTGAAGAGAATGCCTGA